In Symphalangus syndactylus isolate Jambi chromosome 14, NHGRI_mSymSyn1-v2.1_pri, whole genome shotgun sequence, one DNA window encodes the following:
- the KCTD2 gene encoding BTB/POZ domain-containing protein KCTD2 isoform X2, producing the protein MAELQLDAAMAGLGGGGGSGVGDGGGPVRGPPSPRPAGPTPRGHGRPAAAVAQPLEPGPGPPERAGGGGAARWVRLNVGGTYFVTTRQTLGREPKSFLCRLCCQEDPELDSDKDETGAYLIDRDPTYFGPILNYLRHGKLIITKELAEEGVLEEAEFYNIASLVRLVKERIRDNENRTSQGPVKHVYRVLQCQEEELTQMVSTMSDGWKFEQLISIGSSYNYGNEDQAEFLCVVSRELNNSTNGIVIEPSEKAKILQERGSRM; encoded by the exons ATGGCGGAACTGCAGCTGGACGCGGCGATGGCGGGGCTGGGAGGGGGCGGTGGGAGCGGGGTGGGCGACGGGGGTGGCCCAGTCCGCGGGCCCCCCAGCCCACGCCCGGCTGGCCCCACGCCCCGCGGGCACGGCCGCCCGGCTGCCGCCGTCGCGCAGCCGCTGGAGCCGGGTCCCGGACCACCCGAGCGGGCAGGGGGCGGCGGCGCGGCCCGCTGGGTCAGGCTGAACGTGGGAGGCACCTACTTCGTGACCACCAGACAGACCTTAGGCCGGGAGCCCAAGTCATTCCTCTGCCGCCTCTGCTGCCAGGAGGACCCGGAGCTGGACTCAGACAAG GATGAGACAGGAGCCTATCTGATTGACAGGGACCCCACCTACTTTGGTCCTATCCTAAACTACCTCCGCCATGGGAAACTCATCATTACTAAGGAGTTGGCAGAAGAAG GTGTGCTGGAGGAGGCGGAGTTTTACAACATCGCGTCCCTTGTGCGGCTGGTTAAGGAAAGGATACGGGACAATGAGAACAGAACTTCACAA GGCCCCGTGAAGCACGTGTACAGAGTCCTGCAGTGTCAGGAAGAAGAGCTCACGCAGATGGTGTCCACGATGTCCGACGGCTGGAAATTCGAACAG CTCATCAGCATCGGATCTTCCTATAACTACGGCAATGAGGATCAGGCAGAATTCCTCTGTGTTGTCTCCAGAGAACTAAATAATTCTACCAACGGCATCGTCATAGAGCCGAGCGAAAAGGCGAAG ATTCTTCAGGAGAGAGGATCGCGGATGTAA
- the KCTD2 gene encoding BTB/POZ domain-containing protein KCTD2 isoform X1: MRAGSGSISPGAGTAPPPRGSPGAGWGRSRPSPLCPTPADGPARLSLPRNGPARLRAGSGGGGGGGPRWRNCSWTRRWRGWEGAPGPGPPERAGGGGAARWVRLNVGGTYFVTTRQTLGREPKSFLCRLCCQEDPELDSDKDETGAYLIDRDPTYFGPILNYLRHGKLIITKELAEEGVLEEAEFYNIASLVRLVKERIRDNENRTSQGPVKHVYRVLQCQEEELTQMVSTMSDGWKFEQLISIGSSYNYGNEDQAEFLCVVSRELNNSTNGIVIEPSEKAKILQERGSRM, encoded by the exons ATGAGGGCTGGTTCCGGAAGTATCTCCCCGGGGGCGGGCACAGCGCCTCCGCCGCGCGGGTCCCCGGGCGCTGGTTGGGGGCGCTCCCGTCCCTCtcccctctgccccacccccGCCGATGGGCCGGCCCGGCTCTCCCTGCCGAGAAATGGGCCGGCCCGGCTGCGCGcgggcagcggcggcggcggcggcggcggcccaaGATGGCGGAACTGCAGCTGGACGCGGCGATGGCGGGGCTGGGAGGGGGCG CCGGGTCCCGGACCACCCGAGCGGGCAGGGGGCGGCGGCGCGGCCCGCTGGGTCAGGCTGAACGTGGGAGGCACCTACTTCGTGACCACCAGACAGACCTTAGGCCGGGAGCCCAAGTCATTCCTCTGCCGCCTCTGCTGCCAGGAGGACCCGGAGCTGGACTCAGACAAG GATGAGACAGGAGCCTATCTGATTGACAGGGACCCCACCTACTTTGGTCCTATCCTAAACTACCTCCGCCATGGGAAACTCATCATTACTAAGGAGTTGGCAGAAGAAG GTGTGCTGGAGGAGGCGGAGTTTTACAACATCGCGTCCCTTGTGCGGCTGGTTAAGGAAAGGATACGGGACAATGAGAACAGAACTTCACAA GGCCCCGTGAAGCACGTGTACAGAGTCCTGCAGTGTCAGGAAGAAGAGCTCACGCAGATGGTGTCCACGATGTCCGACGGCTGGAAATTCGAACAG CTCATCAGCATCGGATCTTCCTATAACTACGGCAATGAGGATCAGGCAGAATTCCTCTGTGTTGTCTCCAGAGAACTAAATAATTCTACCAACGGCATCGTCATAGAGCCGAGCGAAAAGGCGAAG ATTCTTCAGGAGAGAGGATCGCGGATGTAA